The DNA region TGATATTTCATATCTACGCATTGGTTTAGTTTCTTCGTAGATCTATTTCTAATAATGAGATTTAAAGATGGGAGAATGTGCTACGCGAAATTTGGgataataatcataatataGATGATTATGTTAATTGTATTCTGATAAATCTAATTTAGTCAAtcataaatatgaaaattatattttactcTTTACACATTGAATATAACCATGTAGCATAAATAATAACATGTCTAAAATTAGTCTGTGGTTGTTTACCTGAAATAACCATTTGAATATAGGGTTCTAAAATATGGTAGGTGGACCactttagaagattttgatttttattactTAAATAAACAATTCTTTTTATTCGTCTTCACATTTTttcaacaaataatatatacCAGATttgaactcataatcaataacatatttatcTTTTTTATCCGATACAAATTGATCGAAAAATATAtcgaacaatttttttttcaaaaaaatttcatgtgTATATATTAGATTAGGCAGTCACCTATGAGACGATTAGACAGTCTATTGgactttttttttatctattgaACTTTTTAATTTTGAATGAAAATTGGACAAGTATCTTATGAGCTTTTTAAATGAATGCTAAGTGTGGAATGAAGAATATCTAAcattagaaaataattttagcaGGAGTAATCTTATATTGACTTACACTTTACGAATGTGTATGAATAATTTGTGAATAGGCTTTCTCGCGTGCTTCTGTCAAGATCCCGATTTGCACTGGAAAAAACTTGACTTGTTTGCAAGCGAATGCGACTTGAGTGTTTCGAATGTCGGATTCTAAATCAAGAGtttattttaagtatttttagattttaaataaatataattttcatacaTTTCATTTGttagaaaattaaaagtatttaaaataaattcttgCAAATGCTATCTTATAATGATTGTAACATATCTATAAATAGATAGGATGATAAGAAAGTAAAAGTATCGATTGGATTATTGaattcattttcttttattattattcttgtaATTATCACTCTTCTTCAcctttaattatattattgttGAGGAGATCGGATTTCTCGAACAAGTCATCGTATCCACATTGGACTTTGCAGTCGAGCCAACCAGTGATCAATTTCATCCATGATAATTACTTAATTATTTATCTCAAGGAATGTTAATTTGCTTATTTTAAAACCATTTTCTTCAAGTTAAATCTTTTTCGATTGGACATGTTTTCTTTTTATAAATATCACATTCCTTAAGAATCTAATGACACATGACAACATTTCCTTCTACAAGTTGTGTATCTGGTCTTTATTTTGTttggaaaatatatatatatatatatatatatatatatatatatatatatatatatatattgtattggTGATATGAATTTGAAATGCGAATTTCGATTATAGTTTTATTGTTAACAATGAAGCAATAGATCGAATCTTAAATCCACATCGTACTTATTTATGCATTAGTTTTAAAAAGTAAAATGAACTTCAAATGATATCATTATtgagtgaatttgaaatttattataattaatatgaAAATACTACTTAAATATtcaataaatatatttgaaGTTCATGGTCTTTGTGGCACCCAATTCACGACTTAGGTCTCGAGAAACGCCACCATACCTAATAGCGTCTCGTGCAGAAATGCTCCTTTGAAATTTTGTAGTCAATAAAAAAAACTTCTAAACTTTATTAGCGGAAGCGAATCGAACAAAGTACTAGTAAATTACGATGGAGTTTTTACAAGATCAAACAAAACACAAGATGAAAAAAAAACggtttattataaatattttagacaATCACTACTAGATTATTCACCGACATTTCCTTCTTTATTCAATTTTTGTATACCTGCCACTGgaaattacaataaataaagaaaatagaGAGTTTAAGTCTTTAAGAACTTAACgagaattaaatataataaatatgataTTAAATTTAACATAATGATATAATAGACAATATGGTTAGCAAAAAATAACAAGCCAAGTGAACTCATATACAAGGTCACGTTTGTTCAATGGACTCAATTTCCAGCCCAAAGTCTGTTGTTCAGGGCTCTATCTTGGTTAATCATTTTATcattcattcattcattcactTGATGATTAACCAAGACCTTATTTAGTGAAAGCTCGATAAGAATCATACTTAGTGTGATGATATTACAATGAGAATGTTTCACTGAAGCATTCCATTATTACGTAATAACAGTACTGAGTAAATTAAGTagaataaatttttgaaatatgaTGCGATCAAGATGATAGATTTAATCGGTAAGAAGGTTATCGGCATGattaatgatttattatgatAGAAAAAGTGGTCAACGAAGTGATGCATCAACGAGATTAAGAAatacaataattatgcatgataACAAGAAATCCATAAATCATGGCGAATATCATTTAAgaaaatatcatatcataattttcggGCCAAATACCAAGATTATAGGAAGAATGGTAAAAATAAACTCATCACTCTAGTAACTTACTATAGACGAGTTTGAAAATCCAAAGTTCAAGCCAATCCTATTGATCAAGGTGATTAACATCAATACAGTATAACATTTTTTAATATAGACTATCCCTAAAATTACCAAATAACGAGTATTCGTTCATAACTTTATACTTTATTAGATGACGAAAAATACCATAGTAAGAGGTATATATAAAATCTTTGGACTCGTCTTATATATTAGTAAGTGTATGTACTTTAAATATTcataatatttacaaaaatttattacaaaagtaacataataataataataataataataataatttttatttatttatttactttatattttatttatatatataacgaATATATCACtcataaaattataataaataacttGTAAgtcaaaaaattataaaacttcATAATTACTTGCAGTGATATATTTTAAAGTATTGAACACTAGAAACATGTACAAAAAGATTCAGTTGATCATACAAGTATCACATTATATCCGAAAATCATAgtattaacatttaaaaatttatagtaAATGAAATATGCATCCAAAATTCACGAAATTTGCACAGTAGCCTAGAATAATATAGAACatgcttaaaaataaaattttcatttttcatcaCGCGCCGGTTCCCGCGGCCCAAAATTTTCCAGAATACGTTAAACACGATTTTCTACCATTCTTGTGTTATAAGTTTTCTCAAATTCGGAGCCGAAACATGCCAGAAACGAAATAACTTGTAAGGCTCACACCCCTATTTTGACTATCGAAAAACACTATTTTTGAGGTCGATTCCGGGAACTTAAAGACATGAGTGAGAAGTACGGCATATAATGAACAACTTTCATGCTTAGACTATTTCCTTCCCAAGCAGCGGTGGTTTCTGAACTTTAGCGAAGAATCGACTGATGATTTTTCGACACCTCCTTTTCTGATAGCTTTCTGGGTAAGTAGAGAGTGTTGTTGAATTTTTCTAGAATTTTTGGAGGGGTTTGAgatatataaatgattttttttcctcttttttcatttatttaaaaGCCATATTTTCATACCACTCTAACTCTACTATAGACCAGCCCCTAAAACTCAAAACTTAGGCTAAGAAAATCTTGAAATTCTCAAGTGAATGACTTCATTTTATAGGCAAGAAGCAAGCATTTCCTCCAATCTATGTTAGATAATTTCCGATCACGGGTTTGGCAAGAAAAGAGGTGATGTATTGTTTAAACAAGCATGATGATGATACTTTCCTATGTATGCACAcatgtgaatgtatatataataattgttaacaatatataataattaaatattgcatacttttttaaaataacaaaaataaatttgaaatctattaattcaaaatctatcaatccaaatacaacctaaataaattttataaagataatatcaaattataCAATTTCAGTAGAAATTGTAGCGGATTTCAAATACAAATAAGATAATTGTAACTTGAAATCCATATCCAAGTCAACAAACATGTTCTTCCAAATCAAATTCATCCAACCAAGAAGAACCTAAGGATACATTGGGATAGAAAGATTTGGATTTGAGCTGACATTCAAGTTGAATATTTGAAATGATTATAGTTTTGGATAAATTTGGAATCCACCACaattactaaaaaaaaataataataactaccCTGTGATTTGAAATTCACGTGGATTTTATCAAACAAATCAAAAAATTTGTTATTATCGATTTACAATTTCTAACTtcaaatcaataattcaaataatttaagctacgataaatatttattacaacaaaaatgataaatatttttggatTAATTTAGCCGAGTTTTATATGCATATCTTATTTTTTAGGTGTCGCATTGAATCAGTCATATACTCTTTTTCAAAAAAAGAGTATCGAATCTTTGAGAACGTTAAAGTGCCAACGTGGAAAAAGATACTTCTTCTTGTTCGTTAGTGGATCGGTTGAGGTTATTTCTAATGCCACGCCTTTTTTAGATATAACAGAAGAATCGCTCAATTTTAGTAGTACATTAATCTTTATTAGTTGTACACTATCCTTTTCCAAACCTTTTCCTGAAAGGTTGTCCGCTGTCCGCGTTAATCAGCCGACACTTCGAAGAGAATTCTTCCCCAGCATTATCTGCGTACCCACACACTCTCTCTCTCTAGCGAAATGGCTGCCAGCCTCTCTTTTCCTCAGTTCTCCCCTCAAATCCTCCGCTCTAAATCAGACAGAGTCAGACTCACGCGTGTAGTTAAGCTGAGGCGAAACGTCGGTGAGAACAGTGCGCATGGGCACCATGtataaaatgtgtgtgtgtttttttttttggataatTGTTTGGTTATTCTCGTGTTCAGGGAGTAATTGGTTGATTAGCTGCTCGTATTCGAGTAATGGGAGAGGTCCCAGCGGGGGTGGTGACGATGATCTCCGAAACGAGGCCGAAAAGGAAGTGGAGAGGCTGTTAGAGGAGAAGCGCCGCACCGTGCTGTCGACTCGAATATCCTCCGGTGAATTTACAGTCAAGAAGGCTAGGTATGTGTCGGACTTTGTACCTGTGCTTTACTTAGAAGCTAGAAGACTAGCTTGACTGTgcatttgtgtgtgtgtatttgtTTGTCGATGATAGCTTTCAACCGCAAATGAAAAAAATGTTGTTGAAATTTGGCGTGCCCGAAGAGCTGCTTGACTTCATATTCAATTTGACGGGAGGTTCTTTGGACTACCCGAGAATTCCAGAGGCAGAAGGATCAATTTCTGACATCCGAAGCGAAGCCTTCTTCGTTCCTCTATATGAGCTTTACTTAACTTATGGTGGAATTTTTAGGCTAAAATTCGGTCCCAAGGTTTGTCTTTTTCTTTAAagccttctttgggaaatgtatTTTCAGTGAGTGATCGCGTTGAGGCTTGCATTGCAGTCATTTTTAGTAGTGTCGGATCCTGCGATTGCTAAACATATTTTGAAAGACAATCCAAAAGGTTATTCAAAGGTAAAGTGGCGCAATAATGCATATCCGGTTCCTATTATGAACTCATGATCTTCATGCTAAGACCCATATTTGATATTGTTGCCAGGGTATTTTAGCCGAAATTCTTGACTTTGTGATGGGGAAAGGGCTCATACCAGCCGACGGAGAAGTATGGCGTGTCAGGAGACGGGCTATAGTTCCAGCATTGCATCAAAAGGTAGTATCGGGGTGCTGTAAAACTTCACATTTATTTCTCTATGCTATTTTTCGGTCAGCCGTAATATCTTTTCAAGAGGGTAAATGCTCAaactgaaataaataattggttTTATTCTCTTATATTCATATGAATATTGCTCCTTATATTTTTTCCTTGGATATTTCTTCTCCCAAATTTAGTTCGTAGCAGCAATGTTTAAGCTGTTTGGATTAGCCACAGATAGACTCTGCAAGAAGCTTGATGCTGCTGCATCTGATGGTGAGGATGTGGAGATGGAGTCCCTTTTCTCCCATTTGACATTAGATATAATTGGGAAAGCTGTGTTTAACTACGATTTTGATTCTTTAGAAGTTGATACTGGAATAGTTGAGGTATTAGCTTTTTCTTTGTGTGGTTTCATCCAAGCGCTTGTGGGCACATCACTGTTTAACACATGGCATCTTGCCTAGAGCAGGCTGTATACACAGTATTGCGAGAAGCAGAAGATCGAAGCATTGCACCGATTCCATTTTGGGAGATTCCCATATGGAAAGATATTTCACCGAAGCTGAAGAAGGTCAACACAGCTCTGAAGCTGATTAATGATACGCTTGATGATCTGATTGCCATATGTAAGGtaattattttatatcataTCAGATGCTTGCTTATTATTTTTACTAATCTTAACAATTTTCCTGTACTATCATCCACTAGCACCACTTTTATCATATATTAAGTTTTTGTTGGGaagtttattttgttttgatttattgaaTTTGCAGAGGATGGTAGACGAAGAAGAGTTGCTGTTTCATGAGGAATACATGAATGAACAAGATCCTAGTATTCTCCATTTCCTGTTGGCATCAGGGGATGATGTATGAAAACCAGTTCTGTAGTTTGGACGTATGTATTGGCATATGAATTTGATGATGGCAAGGTTCTCATGCTGTCATTTGTAGGTCTCGAGCAAACAACTCCGTGACGATCTAATGACATTGCTGATAGCTGGACACGAAACATCTGCCGCAGTGCTCACTTGGACCTTTTATCTTCTTTCAAAGGTAGTTTTATGACATTTAAATCCTTTCCAAGACATAAAGGTATGATACCTCTAATCCCGTTTGTGTTCTTATGACCTACAGGAACCTAGTGTCATGGCCAAGCTTCGAAACGAGGTGGGTCTAAACTATTTTTCGGATCTTCTTGCG from Primulina tabacum isolate GXHZ01 chromosome 14, ASM2559414v2, whole genome shotgun sequence includes:
- the LOC142525406 gene encoding protein LUTEIN DEFICIENT 5, chloroplastic-like isoform X1, which codes for MAASLSFPQFSPQILRSKSDRVRLTRVVKLRRNVGENRSNWLISCSYSSNGRGPSGGGDDDLRNEAEKEVERLLEEKRRTVLSTRISSGEFTVKKASFQPQMKKMLLKFGVPEELLDFIFNLTGGSLDYPRIPEAEGSISDIRSEAFFVPLYELYLTYGGIFRLKFGPKSFLVVSDPAIAKHILKDNPKGYSKGILAEILDFVMGKGLIPADGEVWRVRRRAIVPALHQKFVAAMFKLFGLATDRLCKKLDAAASDGEDVEMESLFSHLTLDIIGKAVFNYDFDSLEVDTGIVEAVYTVLREAEDRSIAPIPFWEIPIWKDISPKLKKVNTALKLINDTLDDLIAICKRMVDEEELLFHEEYMNEQDPSILHFLLASGDDVSSKQLRDDLMTLLIAGHETSAAVLTWTFYLLSKEPSVMAKLRNEVDSILGDRFPTMEDMKKLKYTTRVINESLRLYPQPPVLIRRSLGDDVLGEYPIKSGEDIFISVWNLHRCPEHWEDADKFNPERWHLDGPNPNETNQNFSYLPFGGGPRKCIGDMFASFEAVVAVAMLVRRFNFQMALGAPPVKMTTGATIHTTEGLTMTVTPRRRDPIIPTLNIPKSNLDSSSLNVPDMKPV
- the LOC142525406 gene encoding protein LUTEIN DEFICIENT 5, chloroplastic-like isoform X2, which translates into the protein MAASLSFPQFSPQILRSKSDRVRLTRVVKLRRNVGSNWLISCSYSSNGRGPSGGGDDDLRNEAEKEVERLLEEKRRTVLSTRISSGEFTVKKASFQPQMKKMLLKFGVPEELLDFIFNLTGGSLDYPRIPEAEGSISDIRSEAFFVPLYELYLTYGGIFRLKFGPKSFLVVSDPAIAKHILKDNPKGYSKGILAEILDFVMGKGLIPADGEVWRVRRRAIVPALHQKFVAAMFKLFGLATDRLCKKLDAAASDGEDVEMESLFSHLTLDIIGKAVFNYDFDSLEVDTGIVEAVYTVLREAEDRSIAPIPFWEIPIWKDISPKLKKVNTALKLINDTLDDLIAICKRMVDEEELLFHEEYMNEQDPSILHFLLASGDDVSSKQLRDDLMTLLIAGHETSAAVLTWTFYLLSKEPSVMAKLRNEVDSILGDRFPTMEDMKKLKYTTRVINESLRLYPQPPVLIRRSLGDDVLGEYPIKSGEDIFISVWNLHRCPEHWEDADKFNPERWHLDGPNPNETNQNFSYLPFGGGPRKCIGDMFASFEAVVAVAMLVRRFNFQMALGAPPVKMTTGATIHTTEGLTMTVTPRRRDPIIPTLNIPKSNLDSSSLNVPDMKPV